TTGGCCTGGCGCCACGCGTGGCGGATCAGTACCCGGCCTTCCTTTCGGGCGGCCAGCAACAACGGGTAGCCATTGCCCGCGCACTGGCCATGGAACCGGAAGTCATGCTGTTCGACGAACCGACCTCGGCGCTAGACCCGGAACTGGTCGGCGAAGTGCTCAAAGTCATCCAGGGCCTGGCCGAAGAAGGCCGGACCATGATCATGGTCACCCACGAAATGAGCTTCGCTCGCAAGGTATCGAGCCAGGTGCTGTTCCTGCACCAGGGGCTGGTGGAGGAAGAAGGTGCGCCGGAAGACGTACTGGGCAATCCGAAGAGTGAGCGACTGAAGCAGTTCCTCAGTGGCAACCTCAAGTAACCCACCATCCTGTTGGAGCGAGGCTTGCCCGCGAAGAACGATAACGCGGTCATCCTATAGACCGAGTTGCCTTCATCGCGGGCAAGTCGGATCGCCGCACCGCTCGCTCCTACAAAAACGGATTTCGCTAACAGATATCAGACCACAGGCGCGGGAGGCGGCTCATCCGGCAGGGTGGGCTCACCGGGCTCTGTCGGATCTTCGTTGGGGGTGTCGGGGTCAGGCTGATGGGGGATGCCCCCTGCCATGCTGACTGGCGGATGTGCCAACAAGGACCAGGCCAGCACGCCAACCTGATTGGGCTCAAGCCTTGCCAGTTCGGCACTTATTCGCGGATCGATCTTCATGAAGCACTCCTGAGCGATGGCCCTATCCGCCTTGCGCGAATCAGAGCAGTACATTCCATAGAGTGTACGCCCGCTCAGGAATTCCAACGGTTTGTCAGACGGCTGACTCAGGTACGCGGCAGGGTTACGCCACGCTGGCCCTGGTACTTGCCGCCACGGTCCTTGTAGGAGACTTCGCACGCTTCGTCCGACTCAAGGAACAACATCTGCGCCACGCCTTCGTTCGCGTAGATTTTCGCCGGCAGATTGGTGGTGTTGGAGAACTCCAGGGTCACATGACCTTCCCACTCAGGCTCGAGCGGCGTGACGTTGACGATGATGCCGCAACGCGCGTAGGTGCTTTTACCCAGGCAAATGGTCAATACGTTACGCGGGATGCGGAAGTATTCGACGGTGCTGGCCAGAGCGAAGGAGTTCGGCGGAATGATGCACACGTCGCTGTGGATGTCGACGAAGCTGCCAGCATCGAAGTTTTTCGGGTCGACGATCGCCGAATTGATGTTGGTAAACACCTTGAAGTGATTGGTGCAACGCACATCGTAGCCGTAGCTGGACACGCCGTAGGAGATCACACGGCTATCGTCTCTGCCGCGCACCTGGCGCTCGACGAAAGGCTCGATCATGCCGTGTTCCTGCGCCATGCGGCGAATCCACTTGTCCGATTTGATGCTCATGGCGGGTGTCCTGAATAGCGAGGTGGAAAAATTCTGTCCGGCATCTTACCGGGCAGGCGCGCCGGGTTCAAAGTCCGGGAGACAATTCTCGACGATCCCCCGTGAATTCCGGGTCTTCAGCGCCATTCGATGCACCGTCAGTCATGAAAACAGAGAAACCTTCGCAGGAAGCATTGGCACGTTCCGGAAAAAGGGTTAAGGTGGCGCCACTGTGCTGCTTGTGTCACTGAGAATCTCTACACGATATGTTGAATTTCGATCCAACCATCTACAAGAATTTTTCCTGCTCTTTGCACTCAGTCTCGGCCAGGGTTCTTCCTGCGTCGCAGTTATCTTTGTTCAAGGAGTTACACCATGTCTAATCGCCAAACTGGTACCGTTAAGTGGTTCAACGAT
This genomic stretch from Pseudomonas wuhanensis harbors:
- the dcd gene encoding dCTP deaminase — translated: MSIKSDKWIRRMAQEHGMIEPFVERQVRGRDDSRVISYGVSSYGYDVRCTNHFKVFTNINSAIVDPKNFDAGSFVDIHSDVCIIPPNSFALASTVEYFRIPRNVLTICLGKSTYARCGIIVNVTPLEPEWEGHVTLEFSNTTNLPAKIYANEGVAQMLFLESDEACEVSYKDRGGKYQGQRGVTLPRT